The Oncorhynchus gorbuscha isolate QuinsamMale2020 ecotype Even-year linkage group LG08, OgorEven_v1.0, whole genome shotgun sequence DNA window agtaacatacacatctcaacaGGACACCAATAAGATGAAGAGATTTGAGCAATGGACGTTAGAccctgtggaaatctgtcttttggcctgattagtccaaatttgagatttttggttccaaccgccgtgtctttgtgagacacagagtaggtgaatggctGATCtcggcatgtgtggttcccaccgtgaagcatggaggtggtgtgggggtgctttgctggtgacaatggcAGTgattttagaattcaaggcacacttaaccagcatggctaccacagcattctgcagcgataagccTGTCCCACTATGCGCAAACGGGACAATGACAGGACAGTGAACCAAcacagactgtgtaagggctaattgaccaagaaggagagggatggattgctgcatcagatgacctggcctccacattcaCCCGACCTCAACGCAATTGAGAGGTTTTAGGATGAGTTGTACCGCAGAGTGAAGAGAAAGGAGCCaacgagtgctcagcatatgggaactccttcaagactgttggaaaagcattccaggcgaCTACCACATGAAGGTAGTtaagagaattccaagagtgtgcaaagctgtcatcttggcagagtggctactttgaagaatctcatatgaaatatattttaatttaacaCTTTtcgttgctacatgattccatatgtgttatttcatcattttgatgtcttcactattattctaccatgtagaaatagtacaaataaagacacccttgaatgagtaggtatccACACTTTTGACCGGTTCTGTACATCTGCATGTTTTTTTaatttgtgcaacagtatcttctaaatcaaacaTGAATACGCGAAGCAAGAATGTTAGCTACAAGAAGTAGCTAAGAGAACGTtcaatgtagccaaagattatagggtccaCTAGGAAATACTTTTTAGCACttcacaataactcctccctaGCATTTTCATTTGTCATGTCAAACACTGTATTCGAAGTGCCCactattctaactatagaatttgAATAATCATTATATTTCCATGACTCCCAACAGTTCACACAAGTGTTTCTCTCTAAATGGCagttgcaacatttggttaaaaataaggtcTAGATTGTTTGCCCATATCATGCAGCCCTACGTGCGGAAATGATCTCGAATGAGTGCAGAAATGTATGAAAATgctgaaaaaaaaatattttgggttGAAGCTGATTTGAAAAACCAGttgaaatcacttagaatgtatgtgttTCCACTCTAGGGTCGGCCACACACAACTCATGAAGCacattttttacttttatttaaaaacaaatatacCATCATACCGTAAAAATGACATGATACATTTGCCTAATAAAAAATCAAATGCTGTGTAATGATATTTTGGCCACATCGCCAAGCCATAAATTTAGTTGGTTTtcctctcctcacttttcttAGACTATTAAGTCCAGGGCTGTTTTCTCATCTCATAACTCCACTGCTGCCTCCGCCACATTGTTCTCAACAACAATATTGCTGGCTAACTTTGCTATTATacacatagcaacatggtctaggGAAAGGTGCCAATTAAACAGCGTGCTGATTCAGAACCACAGACAGGGACCTCTATCCAACGTGGGAGAAAGTGTGTTTGTTATAAaccaatattattattattattttagtgTTGCACTATTTTTTCTTAtgtaatataaccatatacaatttcagtagcaTGTCTTAGGGTAATGGACTGTGCCAACCCATGGCCtccaatggatcagtccactcagacaggcacaAATCAGACCGGTGTCTTGTAAACCAtgattatttatatattttttgctacTGTTCGACTAAAGAAGGCTTGGTCTAACAGCAGCCTgtcgaccaaacaatcgaccagtttTATGGGGTCAGCCCTAAACTAATTTCTCATTCCTGGATTGAGGTAAGTTTTCTGAGCCATGTCTCATACTGGCCCCTCAGTGTCTTGATCTACACAGTTATGCTGTCTGACCCCAGTGCAGCTCGGTGTAAACAAGCGTAACGTAGGGTCGGAATCTTCTGGCAATTAATCAATGATAAATTTGTTGCACATGCAAAacccaagtgtgtgtgtatgaatagcCATAATATTTGACTGAATACAATTATTTTGCTGTTCTTTACACCATGGCATCAGAGGGATCTTCATATCCAGTCAAGATTGTTTTGAACAAGCAGAAGAGTAAATCacagtggagagatggagagatggctgTTGAAGAGGACTCTCAACCCCAGGTGTGACATCACCTTTTACAATTACAGAGTCCTGACCTCTTGGATCAATTCTGTTATTGGAATATTAGCTTTTGTGTGATTCATGGGAACGAGAAGTGTTAAATATGGTGTGTCCAGAATGATAACCTCAGTCCCTTGTTACAGCCTACAGAtgtagagcagagagcagagactgAACCCATACTGATCAAAGATGAAGAGACCGCAGAGGATGTGTGGAAGACTGACCCTCAGGAAGAGCTCAGGATCACTGGAGAGGGTGGGTGTGACCATAAGTGATACTGACTGCTCTGTCTGTGAAAGTGTGGATATGGTGGTATGCCCGTTCCAAGTTGCTACATTGGTGTTTTATGTTCTGGCATATGGAGTGCACGTACATACTCAGTCAATTCTAAAGCATCCATGTTTTGCAACTGTTAAGGGTCTTTTGTAATGTTTATTTTATGTTTGTCCCAAATCTTTATAGAGTCTGGTTCCAAGCCTGGGCAACCACCATCCTTTGAGCAACGGCACTTTGATGAGGACTTCATCACACAACCCAACATATCTCCTGAAGACTCAGTGGAACATTACCCCAATTCTGATGGTCCAAAGGAACCAGGCACACCCCGGCTCACATCTACAGAGGTGTTTAGCACAGAGCAGCACCAGCCAGCCGAGGATGAGGACTCGCTAGAACAAGTGATGGTGAAGGATGAGAAAAGGGAGCTGGATCAGACCACGGCCCTGGAAGGACCTGACCAGTTTGTCATGGATGAGACTGATGGGCAGCTGTGGACCTCTGTGGATCCAGATAGAGACACTGACCCTGATGGCCACCCAGATTTCTCCTTTCATGCCATAGAGGAGTACTCTCAGAATATCTCAATTTTCCCATCTCATAGTGGGCTGCCATCCCTACCTACTTTGACAGATGATGTAGGACCATCCCTTCACTCTATAGGGAAACCACATGCTAACATGTTCAGTGCAGCAGCACACATGAAAAGACATGTCAGGACATTGGCTGATGAGACTAGACAACAGATGCCAGAAGGACAGAGCAGCGAGACACTGAACTCTAATAATGATGGAAATAGTTTAGCTCTACAGCCAAGGCAGCTTCAGCACAGTGCTTCAGAAGCAACAGTGAGAATGAGTGAGTGCATGACAGGGTCAAACATGGCCACCACCTCCACCTTCTCTGGGTACAGCCTGAGTCGAAGTAGTTTTAACATGGTGAAGAGAATGAGGACTCAGTGGAGGTCAGGCGGCACcacaggagagaaaccgtacACCTGCGAACAGTGTGGCAGGAGTTTCCCCAAGCAGTACAACCTGATCAGACATGCTGTGGTCCACAGCGGGGAGAAGCCCTACAAGTGCTCACAGTGTGGGAAATGCTTCACCCAGCGCTCCAGTATGAAGTCACATCAGAGAACTCACATAGGAGAGAGTCCGGTGTCTCAATATGGGGTAGCCCCATACCCTGGGGATCCACACGCAAGTTTAATGTTGTCTCAGACCAGATGGAACAAATAAAACATGGCATAGCTTGTCTAACACTTTCTGTGAAAATGGGGTACAGCAGGTGTTTTAAGACATTTTGACATGCTTTTCCTCCTAATTGATTTGTGAAATGGTTTTCATGTTTGACTGTTGACAACTCCACAGTTTTATTTGAACAACCTATTTACAACTTAATCAGTCAAAAGTTGTTTAATCAAATGTAGAAAGAAATAGT harbors:
- the LOC124041697 gene encoding zinc finger protein 572-like — translated: MAQLVSIMEVLAKAAVAEINKRVDDSCAVIRLEITQSQRDIDVLKRKCQMMESELKKTRGQVRKKEGSSYPVKIVLNKQKSKSQWRDGEMAVEEDSQPQPTDVEQRAETEPILIKDEETAEDVWKTDPQEELRITGEESGSKPGQPPSFEQRHFDEDFITQPNISPEDSVEHYPNSDGPKEPGTPRLTSTEVFSTEQHQPAEDEDSLEQVMVKDEKRELDQTTALEGPDQFVMDETDGQLWTSVDPDRDTDPDGHPDFSFHAIEEYSQNISIFPSHSGLPSLPTLTDDVGPSLHSIGKPHANMFSAAAHMKRHVRTLADETRQQMPEGQSSETLNSNNDGNSLALQPRQLQHSASEATVRMSECMTGSNMATTSTFSGYSLSRSSFNMVKRMRTQWRSGGTTGEKPYTCEQCGRSFPKQYNLIRHAVVHSGEKPYKCSQCGKCFTQRSSMKSHQRTHIGESPVSQYGVAPYPGDPHASLMLSQTRWNK